A single genomic interval of Camelina sativa cultivar DH55 chromosome 11, Cs, whole genome shotgun sequence harbors:
- the LOC104725842 gene encoding late embryogenesis abundant protein 50-like: MGSTTTKKDSASLTNVSVEEHFSISQSTSRGQYYAGQTEEISTAAEALVGRSTTLTEALKAAAMNVGRKPVETTDVAAIKEVEARAVGGGDLESDGGGVTAVASRAVARNKEIVNENEKTNLRDVMAEIDVRVTRDREVTSEDAEAVVQAELTHSPFNSIIPGGVAESVTAAYKLNSSPCNTSL, translated from the exons ATgggttcaacaacaacaaagaaggaTAGTGCTAGTTTAACAAACGTATCTGTAGAGGAGCACTTTAGCATCTCCCAATCTACTTCTCGTGGACAG TACTATGCAGGCCAAACAGAAGAAATATCAACGGCGGCTGAAGCACTTGTAGGGAGGTCGACGACATTGACAGAAGCTCTCAAAGCGGCGGCCATGAATGTAGGTCGCAAACCGGTAGAAACCACTGACGTGGCTGCCATAAAAGAGGTGGAAGCTAGGGCTGTCGGTGGAGGGGATTTGGAAAGCGACGGTGGTGGTGTAACCGCTGTAGCAAGTAGAGCGGTAGCTCGTAACAAAGAAATAGTAAACGAAAATGAGAAGACAAATCTTCGCGACGTTATGGCCGAGATTGATGTGAGGGTTACGAGAGATAGAGAAGTGACGAGTGAAGATGCAGAAGCTGTGGTTCAGGCTGAGCTCACTCATTCTCCTTTCAATAGTATTATTCCTGGAGGTGTTGCTGAATCCGTCACTGCCGCTTATAAACTCAATTCCAGTCCATGCAACACTTCTCTTTGA